A portion of the Stegostoma tigrinum isolate sSteTig4 chromosome 44, sSteTig4.hap1, whole genome shotgun sequence genome contains these proteins:
- the LOC132206001 gene encoding histone H2B 7-like, giving the protein MKQVHPDTGISSRAMSIMNSFVNDIFERIAGEASRLAHYNKRSTISSREIQTAVRLLLPGELAKHAVSEGTKAVTKYTSSK; this is encoded by the coding sequence atgaagcaggttcaccccGACACCGGCATCTCCTCCAGAGCCATGAGCATCATGAACTCGTTCGTCAACGATATTTTCGAGCGTATCGCAGGGGAggcttcccgcctggcccattacaacaagcgcagcaccatcagctcccgggagatccagaccgccgtgcggctgctgctgcccggggagctggccaagcacgccgtgtcggagggtacaaaggcggtgaccaagtacaccagctccaagtga